One window of Treponema denticola genomic DNA carries:
- the gatB gene encoding Asp-tRNA(Asn)/Glu-tRNA(Gln) amidotransferase subunit GatB: protein MLKHGNLEYEIIIGCEIHCQLLTKTKAFCSCENRYGGIPNTRVCPCCLGLPGALPRVSKEYVEFGIKAGHALGCRINNFSKFDRKHYFYPDLVKGYQITQFYTPLCEEGEVEVNLASQNEEPKFKKIRIERIHLEEDVGKSLHIEGSHSYIDFNRSGVPLIEIVSKPDMSTPDEAAKYMQTIREILKFIGVTDGNMEEGALRCDANVNLKIIDNGVEFRTPISEIKNMNSFKAVKDACTYEVSRQLEEYNSKDRIAFKTGFKRTMGWDEPSGQTVVQRTKTIAEDYRFMPEPDLRALELSDKFIKEVSDSVGELPEAKRLRFKKEYHLSEFDVQTLTSERELAEWFEEAAKKSSSPKKCANWILAEVLAVLNETNSSLSDLKFGPEAIAELVNVIEEGKITSKQAKDVFAEMIACGKKPSAVIAEKGMEQVSDSSFIEKIVEEVFAENAEAVQDWKNGKTNVAGWLMGQVMKKSGGKANPKQAADLVNKRLTE from the coding sequence ATGCTTAAACACGGCAATTTAGAATACGAAATAATTATAGGCTGCGAAATACACTGCCAGCTTTTAACAAAGACAAAGGCTTTTTGTTCTTGCGAAAACCGTTACGGCGGAATTCCAAACACGAGGGTCTGCCCCTGCTGTCTGGGTCTGCCCGGAGCTCTTCCCAGAGTAAGCAAGGAATATGTAGAATTCGGAATTAAGGCCGGACACGCCCTCGGCTGCCGGATAAATAATTTTTCCAAATTCGACAGAAAGCATTATTTTTATCCCGACCTTGTAAAGGGCTATCAGATAACTCAATTTTACACACCTCTATGCGAAGAAGGTGAAGTCGAGGTGAACCTTGCTTCTCAAAATGAAGAACCGAAATTCAAAAAGATAAGAATTGAGAGAATCCATTTGGAAGAAGATGTAGGCAAAAGTCTTCACATAGAAGGCTCGCACAGTTATATTGACTTTAACCGCTCAGGCGTTCCTCTAATAGAAATTGTTTCAAAGCCGGATATGTCTACGCCCGATGAGGCTGCGAAATATATGCAGACAATCAGAGAGATTTTAAAATTTATCGGCGTTACCGACGGAAACATGGAAGAAGGAGCCCTGCGCTGCGATGCAAATGTCAATCTAAAAATCATCGACAACGGTGTAGAATTTAGAACTCCTATTTCCGAAATAAAAAATATGAACTCCTTTAAGGCTGTAAAGGATGCCTGCACCTATGAGGTTTCCCGTCAACTGGAAGAATACAACAGCAAAGACCGCATCGCTTTTAAGACGGGCTTTAAACGCACCATGGGCTGGGACGAACCTTCGGGGCAGACCGTAGTACAGCGTACAAAAACAATAGCGGAAGATTACCGCTTTATGCCCGAACCGGATTTAAGAGCCTTGGAGTTGAGCGATAAGTTTATCAAAGAGGTAAGTGATTCGGTCGGAGAATTACCGGAAGCAAAACGGCTCCGTTTTAAAAAAGAATATCACTTGTCGGAATTTGATGTTCAAACCCTGACCTCTGAAAGAGAGCTGGCGGAATGGTTTGAAGAGGCGGCTAAAAAATCTTCTTCTCCTAAAAAATGTGCCAACTGGATATTGGCGGAAGTTCTGGCTGTTTTAAACGAAACAAACTCTTCTCTTTCGGATTTAAAATTCGGACCTGAAGCTATAGCCGAGCTTGTAAATGTTATTGAAGAAGGAAAGATAACAAGCAAGCAGGCCAAAGATGTTTTTGCCGAGATGATAGCTTGCGGTAAAAAGCCTTCTGCCGTAATAGCCGAAAAAGGCATGGAACAGGTAAGCGATTCTTCCTTTATCGAAAAAATTGTAGAAGAAGTTTTTGCCGAAAATGCCGAGGCCGTTCAAGATTGGAAAAACGGAAAAACCAATGTTGCAGGCTGGCTTATGGGACAGGTTATGAAAAAATCAGGCGGCAAGGCCAACCCGAAACAAGCAGCTGACCTTGTGAATAAAAGACTGACAGAGTAA
- the deoD gene encoding purine-nucleoside phosphorylase has product MSVHIAAKQGEIADKILLPGDPLRAEFVANNFLENPQCYNKVRGMLGFTGTYKGVRVSVQGTGMGQPSFSIYANELFNEYGVQRAIRIGTAGALQKDMGLRDVVLAMSASTDSGINTHRFRGCHYAPTADWNLLKNAYDHAQKMGIKPLVGSIASSDVFYDDLETWKMWAAYGVLAVEMEAAELYTLAAKYKRQALAVLTISDNIVTHEQTSAEERQTTFKTMMEIALEAIIA; this is encoded by the coding sequence ATGAGTGTTCATATAGCTGCAAAACAAGGAGAAATTGCCGATAAAATTCTTCTACCGGGAGATCCTTTGAGAGCGGAATTTGTTGCAAACAATTTTTTGGAAAATCCTCAATGTTATAACAAGGTTAGAGGTATGTTGGGCTTTACGGGAACCTACAAGGGCGTAAGGGTTTCGGTTCAGGGAACCGGAATGGGGCAGCCTTCTTTTTCAATCTATGCAAATGAGCTGTTTAACGAGTACGGCGTACAAAGGGCGATCCGTATCGGAACGGCCGGAGCCTTGCAAAAGGATATGGGCCTGCGGGATGTAGTTTTAGCTATGTCGGCCTCTACTGATTCTGGTATCAACACGCACCGCTTTAGGGGCTGCCATTATGCGCCCACCGCAGATTGGAACTTGCTGAAAAATGCCTATGACCATGCTCAAAAAATGGGTATTAAACCCTTAGTAGGCTCGATTGCCAGCTCTGATGTTTTTTATGATGACCTTGAAACATGGAAGATGTGGGCTGCTTACGGAGTTTTGGCTGTCGAGATGGAAGCTGCAGAGCTTTATACTCTGGCTGCAAAGTATAAGCGCCAAGCGCTTGCCGTTCTTACCATTTCGGATAATATAGTCACTCACGAGCAGACTAGTGCCGAAGAGCGGCAAACTACCTTTAAAACCATGATGGAAATTGCCTTAGAGGCAATAATAGCTTAA
- a CDS encoding NifU family protein, with protein sequence MLVKEEVEKGIALVRPYLQADGGDIELDSVDEAGKVYVKLKGACGSCPMAIYTLKMGVEEQLKDMFPEVTEVVAV encoded by the coding sequence ATGTTGGTTAAAGAAGAAGTCGAAAAAGGCATAGCCTTGGTAAGGCCTTATTTACAGGCAGACGGCGGAGATATAGAGCTTGATTCGGTTGATGAAGCCGGAAAAGTTTATGTTAAGTTAAAGGGAGCCTGCGGCTCATGTCCTATGGCTATCTACACTCTTAAAATGGGCGTTGAAGAACAGCTTAAGGACATGTTCCCCGAAGTTACTGAGGTGGTTGCAGTTTAA
- a CDS encoding outer membrane lipoprotein-sorting protein encodes MKKITLSLIFTIGFCSLIFAQSAEEIAAKTKTKNTASSMGSASSLDIQSAGKTLSTLDIIQYSSLDKNGLQRMFVEIKNPPSYKGSRFLMIEKADGTTDQKMYLAQTKKVQKISAQGSADEPFMGSDFSNNDISFMERDTKLDNFKILGEEEYAGEPVYLIESTPKDKNYTYSKTIMRITKDKNLLLKAEFYQGSQLVKTLELYDYKEVNGIMTAFKTKLSTVKTNTSTIITIKKIEYGMKIPDYVFTQKYLETGKK; translated from the coding sequence ATGAAAAAAATTACTTTAAGTTTAATTTTTACTATCGGATTTTGCAGTTTAATCTTTGCCCAAAGTGCAGAAGAAATTGCAGCTAAAACAAAGACAAAAAATACGGCATCATCAATGGGATCTGCCTCAAGCTTGGATATACAGTCAGCCGGAAAGACCCTTTCTACCTTGGATATTATTCAATATTCTTCTTTGGACAAAAACGGTTTACAAAGAATGTTTGTCGAAATAAAAAATCCCCCATCTTATAAGGGTTCAAGGTTTTTAATGATTGAAAAAGCCGACGGCACCACGGACCAGAAAATGTATTTGGCTCAAACAAAAAAGGTGCAAAAAATATCGGCTCAAGGAAGTGCCGATGAGCCCTTCATGGGTTCGGACTTTTCAAATAACGATATTTCGTTTATGGAAAGGGACACAAAACTCGATAATTTTAAAATCTTAGGCGAAGAAGAATATGCCGGAGAGCCTGTCTATCTTATAGAATCTACACCCAAGGATAAAAATTATACATATTCAAAAACCATAATGCGGATCACAAAGGATAAAAATCTTTTACTCAAGGCCGAATTTTATCAAGGTTCTCAGCTTGTAAAGACTCTTGAGCTTTACGATTATAAAGAAGTAAACGGAATAATGACAGCCTTTAAGACGAAACTGTCCACCGTCAAAACAAATACCTCAACCATAATCACGATAAAAAAAATAGAATACGGTATGAAGATTCCCGATTATGTATTTACACAAAAATACTTGGAAACCGGTAAAAAATAA